A segment of the Eubalaena glacialis isolate mEubGla1 chromosome 14, mEubGla1.1.hap2.+ XY, whole genome shotgun sequence genome:
GCTTGCTGTCCACGCACCCGGCTACGGCAGGCCAGGATCACACGTGCCCCGCGGCGGGCCAGCTCCTGGGACACAACCTTCCCGATGCCTGTGGGAGGGCAGCTTCAGAGTATGCTAGTCTGGGGAGTAACTAAAGGGCAACGTGGGAGGGGGGGTGCAGGGGGAGACAAGTGTTCTGACAGTGGGTGCTggtcctcctccctgccctccctgttGGGGCTGTTAGAGGCTGAGGCCCTTAGTGAAGTGACAGGGCAGGAGGAGCACTCACCACTGTTGGCCCCAGTCACCACTGCTATCTTCCCAGTCAAATCTGTGGAGCAGCATTGGAGGTCCCAAAGATATAACTTATGCCAGACCTGCACACTTAGTCTAAGCAGGAAGACCAGAATGAGGAGGACAGAGCCAGGACCCCAGACTGGGGTGCTGATTAGAGACCACAGTGACATAGCAGAGAAGTCTGGTCTGCCACTGGAAGTGCTGCCcatgggagggtggggagggactaGTCAGAGCTGAGTAGGACTAGGCAAGATGTTGGTGTGGAGCATaaggcacaaaatttaaggaggcactcactcgTGGGTGTGCTTTAGCATCCCGTTTGAAACTGAGAGTGAATTCCTCCTTAAATTGTTTTCCCTAGCTATCTGATTGCCTCACTCCATTGCTGGTCCAAGTCAAAGATCAAGAGAGTCTGGGTTTCCCTAAACCCTGCATAGGCTCAAATGTGTCTCCAAGTGAAACTTGGATTTGCACTCTAAGATGAATTGACAGAGCTCCAGGGACTGGAAATTAAATTCCTCATGTCTCGAATCACTCTGTGCTTAAGTGGGGCCATCCCCTTCTTCCCCTACTGGAAGGAGACTCTCATAAGTTCTCCAAACTGAGGCAGACCCCACTTGTAACCCTTATGTCTGCTCCTTTGTGGAGATGGGGATGGTTCTCCAGAATGCCTCTGCTGGGGAGCCACCTTGGCCCTAAAGCAGGGTCTCCTAAGGGTGTAATGGAATTATTCCCTGGAGCCAGTGTTCTATATTCTTCTAGACCACTCCAGTTCACGAGAGCACACACGTGGAAGAAACTGACAGACATCAGGGCAATACTTAAGGCAACTCAGGTGTTTATTTCTGGCAAGCAGACAGAAGGAAGGTAGGTTTCACACTGCCTGAGGTTCAGGGTTCAGAATGGGGCAGGTGCTTGGAGGGGAGTGACCACATTTTGGGGGTTGAGTTCTTCATTAGCTGTGCCACGGTCACCTGGggcttcggggtgcctgtgtggATGGAGGAGAGGTGCTGCCTTCTTTGTCCTCCTTTTGAGGTTCAGCAGAGCTGAGCAGCACCTGGGTGGTTGGGTTCCACATGCTCACACCAGGAGCCAGCTTCAGTGCTACCAGCAGCAACACGGGCTTCCACATCACCTGGGACGTGGCCTCGAGAACTCGGGCCACGGGATGAAGCCACTTGTGAGGATCCTGGCTCTCCCCGTCCCCAGGGTCCAGGCCCTGCAGAGGTACGCGCGTGCGGCCAGCCCACAGCTCACCCAGCAACTCGGCCTCCCCCTCCCAGCCGCTGGGCCACTTGGCACCCGGCCATAGTCTGTGGCTGGGGCTGCGGGCCACGTCGGGGCGCGCCAGGTGTGTGGCGACAAAACGGAGCCTGGGACTGGGGAAGGGCAGCTTTGAACCAAAACCTGGCGACGGTAAGCCTAAACTTAAAGTAGGGAATTGGAGGCTGGGGCCGGGGCCCAAGGCTCGGAAAGGAACGCCAGGCGGGATAGCGAAGAACACTGACGGGGAGACGCGGACGCTGGGGGAGGAGGCTTGCGGTCCGGCTGGGGCCTCGGTCTTCTCGCCTCGCTGGCGCCCGCGGTAGGCTTCCAGGGGGCGCGCCTCGGAGTCTGGGACCAGAACCTCCGCCAGCGGGCGCACCCAGGGGCGCGGCAGCCGCGCCGGGTCCAGGCGCGCCATCGCCGCCTTGCGGCCCATTCTGTAGTGAAGCGCGCTGGGCGGTGCATCGGCGCGCCCGGGCTGCGGCGGCTGGAACCCCCCGGCGGGGCTGAGCGCGGTGGGGCCGCCCGTAGAGGGGCCGGAAACCGACACGACCGAGGGGATGCGGGGCACCTTCTCCTCCTTGAGCTCCGGCCGGTCTCCAGCCGCGTGCGGCTGCGGCGGGGAATAGTAGAGGTCCTCGAGCGAGAACTGAGCTGAGGGGCTGTGCCCTCTCGACAGAGGCCTGAGGGCTGGCTACCAAGGACAGCTCCAGAGAAGGGTGGGGACGGCCGGCGGGCGCCATCTCTCCCGACGGTTGGCTGCTCGCGTTCAAGGATCCGACTGCAAACAGGTGGCCCCTCGCCTGGTCGTCCAGTTTCTCTAAAGGACCCCTGGGCCCTGTCTCCTGAAACAGGACCGGGGTGGGTAGGGGGCCCGGGGTGACTCTCAGTTCAGGAGGACGCTCCCAAGATTCCATCCGCTCCTGAGAGCCTGTATCCATCCACGATCTTCCTAAAGGGATCTGGTCCACGTTCTCTTGGTCCTGGGGAAATGCAccagggtggaggtgaggggtgAGTGGTGAGACGTCAGAAAGGGTAGAGAGGAGGTTGGAGCAGTCCAGTGAGGCCCTGAGGAGATCGAAGacgcggcgggggcggcggtgACAGCTGGGAGGTAGCTGGGGGCTGAGCTTACTTCGCCTTGGAAGGTCTCCTCCAGCCCCACCGAGGTCAGCGCGTGCAGCACGGGCACGGATCCCTGAGCCCAGGCGTCCGTCGTGCAAGACAAGGGTTCCTCGTCCTCGCCCCATGTGGGGTCCTTTGCCACTGCAGTTTCTCCCTCGTCCCTGGCCAGGAAGCGCCACTCGGTGATCTGCAGCATGGCTTCCCGTGCCTGACTGATGGTGAATGGAATGCACTGCAGAGGCGAGAAAGGGTCTCAGCCCAGCTGGGAGGGGTCAGGGAGAGGGGAGATGGGTCTGAAGAACAAGGATCCAGGCCCACCTGCTGGGTCAGGTAGACTTTAAAGGCGGAGTCCATGACTCGGGCCAGCAGATCAGCCAAGATGTCCCCCACCACTTCCTCGCCCTCTTCGAGAGCCGTGAGCGCCATCCACTCGGCCTCAGTGAGCCGCCCAGGCACTATGTCCACCTGCGGCACCGGAACCGTAGGCGGCCGCGCCTTTTCTGCCTTGGATCGGGTCACCCCGCGGTCTCGGAACTGCCTCTGTGGGAAAGGAACAGGGCAATCAGGGCGGGAAACCGAGGAGTGGAGAAGCAGTTATGGGCTAGGAGGAAGCTTCTTCAAGTTGTCTAGTAGGAAAGAAAGCCTTTAGAGAGGGATAATTTACTAAGAGACTGCTATATGACAGATGCTTTTCAGGTGTGTGACCTagctaatttaattttcataacagcTCActaagcccattttacagacaaagaaactgaaaccTGACAGCAGTTTACCTCCACTTGCTTGGGATTACACAGTGAACCCAGGCTATATATAGCTCTAACTGCACAGTCCTTGCTATTTGCACTAGTTCAAAGTGTTCAAAACTCTTGAGAGTTCaagaacttgagaaagaaaagtcagtaggacttccctggtggtgcagtggttaagaatccacctgccaatacaggggacatggcttccatccctggtctgggaatatcccacatgctgaggagcaactaattccacgagccacaactagagcccacgcgctgcaactactgagcccatgtgctgcaactactgaggcccatacgcctagagcccatgctctgcaacaagagaagccaccgcaatgagaatcccacgCATATTCTCTAAAATATTCCCTGTGATGTCATTTATAATAGCAGAATATTGAAAACATACATCTAACAAAAAGAGAATAGGTGGCTAATTGTGTGCTCCCTATATGATGGACTATTATGCAGTGATTAAAGGCAGTCTTTAGGAAGAATTTACAATAGCATAGGAAAATACTTATGATGTAATGTTAACTGAAagaaacaggatacaaaattacatATCAAGTATGATCTCAGATATGTAAACCAATGTgttgaagaaaaggaaagcacaAAAATTGTAACAGTGGATATGTTTCTTTCCTACACTCTTCTCCATTTTATAAGTTCTCTACAGTGACTTTGTATCCTTTTATAATCAAGAAAAAtccactgaaaaagaaaaatctagtccccccaaaatccatatTAAGGACATAGGAATTTAGTAGCAGATTCTTGGGAGCTTTCTCATTTCCCCACAACAGTCTCCCTGAACCTGATTCCTTCTAAAATTTACCTCCCAACGTAATCTTCCCAAACCTttgcctccccatccccacccttatTGCCTCATACATGGTATTCCCCAAAATTCATTCTCCCCCAACTCTGGTGTTTCCTAAACCTCACGCTGAACTCAAAATCCCTTAAGCCtcatttcctctctctgctaGAGAGAACAGTCCTGTTGGCAAGCCTAGGGAATGGCCCACGGCCCAGTCCAGGCTTGGCCAGAGCAGAGCAGCtagggctgggagaggagagtTGGTTCCTTAGACTTCCCCACCCAGCGTCTCATGTGACACCCGTGATAATGGCTGTACCTATAAGTGGCCGGAGCAGAGGGGCCAGAGATTGTTGCACGAATTCTCTTCAaatctgtttattttaaagtttcttgccttttaaacAATTGACTTTCAAGTGCAGCCTCAGAATTGTTGTTTAATCCATTTCTTCCTCCTGAAATTCTCGAAATGTATCATATCTAGCAACACCTCTCCCCAGTGCCTGACTAATTCTGGTTTATCCATTTAAATGGGTACCTCAGTATAAGAAACATTATCATACATGCGTTAACTGTTTCCAAAGTCACTACTTGTTCTTGAGCTCTGCACTACCCATTTAACCCCTTTCCCTCAGGTTCCAAGTGTGACAATGCTTGTGAGTGGGCGTGGTGCAAGTGTAGATTTTCTGCCCTAGTGCACCGACATGACTTCCTTGGTCATCTTGAACGCCCTCATGGAGGGCGGGCGCCGGGTGGCACAGAGCTGGCCCACGGTTCCGGACACCGATCTTAACGGTCTATCCCCGCTCTGGGGCACCCTCAGCTGAGCTAAAGCTCACCGGGCCTTCGTGCGCCATCGCCGCAGCTGTAGCTCCAGCCCCGGGGATCCAGCTGCTTTCCTGtcccgccgccgctgctgctgctgccgcctaTCGGTCGCCTCGGCAACCACGCTGCAGGCGGGCTCGCCCCGCCTACAGTTGACCTGGCAGCAGCGCAGCGCGCTGCACGTTTGGGTTGCTCGCCCCACCCAACGGCCGTGCGTACGTGCGTCGTCTCTATGGTGGCGGCGGATTCGGAGGGATTGGAAGCTTCTCGTGTCCGGCAAGCTGCTGGTGTGAACTCTGACCTGGTCCGGGGGCTTCGGGGAGCCAGGCCGAGGGGGGAAGGGCCTGGGGGCTACCCTGCTTCATCCCGCCTTGGCTCGGGCTCTTGGGGCCACTGAGTCCTGGGCCACCGCAATTCCTCCTCTGGGAACCCCTGTCGCCTCATGACTCAGCCCTAGGGTTCCCCTCGCCTGCTCCACAATGCCCTTCCCACGCCATGTGATCCCCCATCACCATCCTCGAGGCCCTCATTCACATCATTACCCAATCTCAGGGGTCTTTCCCAGTGCCTCGTGACAgcacccactcccacctcccagcccccacaGGACTCTCCGCTGTCGTCTGTCTTCCGCGCGCCTGTGATTCGGACGTCTCTCCCCAAGGATGTTCCGCCGGGAGCGCTCCATCCCCCTTCGAGGCTCAGCCGCCGCCCTGTGCAACAACCTCAGTGTGCTGCAGCTGCCCGTCCGCAACCTCACACATTTTGGAGTAGTCCATGGACCCAGCGCCCAGCTTCTCAGCGCCGCTCCTGAGGGTGTGCCCTTGGCCCAGCGCCAACTCCAAGCTAAGGAGGGCGCTGGAGTGAGCCCCCCACTTATCACCCAGGTGAGGCGTGGAGTTAGGAGTGGTGTTGCTGAACCCAACCCTAAACCAGTCCTTCCTCTCCAAACCTCAAGGAATAGGCCTTCCCTAACCATCTGAATTTCCACTCTTTTGAGTCCTCATTCCCCTGCTCTGACCACTTCTTCCTACTCTGATTCACCTCCCTCTAGGTCCACTGGTGTGTCCTCCCTTTCCGAGTATTGCTGGTACTCACCTCACATCGAGGAATACAAGTAAGAAGAGGaccttcctgccctcccccactAGAGTCTTCTCAACTTCTCTCCAAGGCCCCTAGACCTTACCCCATTTATTTCTAAACATTTCCAAGCTGTTCAAATGCTTAGCCCCCTCTTCCTTATTTCtcatcttcattccttccttgttTTCCAGTTCTCAAGTGCCATCTCCAATATCTGCCCTTTTAtcagttgtatgaccttgggcaatttagtTAACTTCTCAGAGCCCCAGCGTCCTCCTCTGTTAAATGGAGATAAAAGTAGTGCCTACCTCCCAGGGTGGTTTTGAGGATTAGATGAGCTAAGGCTAACATGAGTATGTAGAGTAGTCAGCACAGAGCTCAGCAAAGGTCAGCTGGGTCATGACCCCATCCTTGCCTTGGTCTTCCAGATGTATGAGTCTGATGGCTCCGTCATGGTCTATTGGCATGCACTGGATGCTGGAGATGCCTCTCTAGGTACCTGCAGGACTGAGTGGGTTGGGGGTAGGGAGTGTTTGCTGGGGCTAGGAGAGACGCTATTTCTAATCATTTTCCCCTCTCAGTGCAGGCTGTGTTTGCCCGAGGAATTGCTGCCAGTGGCCACTTCATCTGTGTGGGTGAGGGGGCCAAGGGCAGGGCATTGGGGGGTGCTGAGGTATAGGGGTATAGCCTTTGGCCAGGAGGATGCCAAAGGTCTGAGGAAAGTGTGGAGTGTTAGAGGGAAGGGTGGGAATGAAGGGGGGTCTGAGAGACTCCAAAACGCCATGGCGGGGTTCATAGGGGCAGGGTTGGATAGGAAAAGGGTAGTGAATGTAGGGGTGGGGCTGTTGGAGCAGTGAGAGGTGGGTTTGTTACTAAGGTTTCTGGGATGGAGGGAGTGCTGAGTGTGGTGGCTGGAGACCTGGGAGGATCAGGAAGCCATCAGTGGAGCACTGGTTCTGCAGGAATGTGGTCAGGCCGGGTACTGGTTTTTGACATCCCAGCCAAGGGTCCCAACATTGTACTGAGTGAAGAGCTAGCTGGGCACCAGACACCAGTCACAGACATTGCCACCGAGCCTGCCCAGGGACAGGTGAGTGGATTCCCCCTACTGTTCCAGTGAATCTGGGGGCCTCCCACCTTGGgaggcaggggacctgggttccagCCGTGGCTCTGCCACTAAGCAGCTggatgactttgggcaaattgctGCACTTTCCTAGGCTTTAGCAACGTCAGTTCCAGTGATGAAGCCTGAGATACTTTACATTTACATGGCATTTAATAGTTCACTCACACTTTACAATACTGGTGTGAATGGAAGAGTTGGGACAGATGGTTTCTGAGATACTTTGCAGCTCTGACATGTGTGGCTTCCTTCTCTGAACTTGGGTAAGTTCAGGCCCACCTCCAGTGCTAccctctccaggaagccttccccctATTCCAGCTCCCACTGATCTCCCTTAGCTGAACCCTGAATTGATACTGCCCTCAGACAACTCTTGTCTCCCCAGTTGGATTGTAAACCTCTTGAAAACAGGGTATGTATCTTCTATGTTACACTgcacctggcacagagctggGCCCATGGGCTATGTTGGCTGTCTGGGTTTAGGGGTTGTCAAGAGGCCCAGAGTCTAGTCATGACTGTGACTGGCTCACTGCAAGACCTCCAGAAGGTCCTAACACTatggcctcagtttcatcatccatTCAATGAGGACAGTTATATACCCTAACaca
Coding sequences within it:
- the C14H2orf81 gene encoding LOW QUALITY PROTEIN: uncharacterized protein C2orf81 homolog (The sequence of the model RefSeq protein was modified relative to this genomic sequence to represent the inferred CDS: inserted 3 bases in 2 codons; deleted 2 bases in 1 codon) gives rise to the protein MAHEGPRQFRDRGVTRSKAEKARPPTVPVPQVDIVPGRLTEAEWMALTALEEGEEVVGDILADLLARVMDSAFKVYLTQQCIPFTISQAREAMLQITEWRFLARDEGETAVAKDPTWGEDEEPLSCTTDAWAQGSVPVLHALTSVGLEETFQGEVSSAPSYLPAVTAAPAASSISSGPHWTAPTSSLPFLTSHHSPLTHPGAFPQDQENVDQIPLGRSWMDTGSQERMESWERPPELRVTPGPLPTPVLFQETGPRGPLEKLDDQARGHLFAVGSLNASSQPSGEMAPAGRPHPSLELSLVASPQASVERAQPLSXQFSLEDLYYSPPQPHAAGDRPELKEEKVPRIPSVVSVSGPSTGGPTALSPAGGFQPPQPGRADAPPSALHYRMGRKAAMARLDPARLPRPWVRPLAEVLVPDSEARPLEAYRGRQRGEKTEAPAGPQASSPSVRVSPSVFFAIPPGVPFRALGPGPSLQFPTLSLGLPSPGFGSKLPFPSPRLRFVATHLARPDVARSPSHRLWPGAKWPSGWEGEAELLGELWAGRTRVPLQGLDPGDGESQDPHKWLHPVARVLEATSQVMWKPVLLLVALKLAPGVSMWNPTTQVLLSSAEPQKEDKEGSTSPPXHTGTPKPQVTVAQLMKNSTPKMWSLPSKHLPHSEP
- the WDR54 gene encoding WD repeat-containing protein 54 isoform X1, whose product is MFRRERSIPLRGSAAALCNNLSVLQLPVRNLTHFGVVHGPSAQLLSAAPEGVPLAQRQLQAKEGAGVSPPLITQVHWCVLPFRVLLVLTSHRGIQMYESDGSVMVYWHALDAGDASLVQAVFARGIAASGHFICVGMWSGRVLVFDIPAKGPNIVLSEELAGHQTPVTDIATEPAQGQDCVADMVTADDSGSLCVWRSGPEFKLLTQIPGFGVPCPSVQLWQGTIAAGYGNGQVRLYEASTGTLHVQIDAHARAICALDLAPEVGKLLSAAEDTFVHIWKLSRSPEGGYIEVEHCHGECVPDTQVCGARFCDPSGSSFAVTGYDLAEILRFSSM
- the WDR54 gene encoding WD repeat-containing protein 54 isoform X2, with amino-acid sequence MFRRERSIPLRGSAAALCNNLSVLQLPVRNLTHFGVVHGPSAQLLSAAPEGVPLAQRQLQAKEGAGVSPPLITQVHWCVLPFRVLLVLTSHRGIQMYESDGSVMVYWHALDAGDASLVQAVFARGIAASGHFICVAKGPNIVLSEELAGHQTPVTDIATEPAQGQDCVADMVTADDSGSLCVWRSGPEFKLLTQIPGFGVPCPSVQLWQGTIAAGYGNGQVRLYEASTGTLHVQIDAHARAICALDLAPEVGKLLSAAEDTFVHIWKLSRSPEGGYIEVEHCHGECVPDTQVCGARFCDPSGSSFAVTGYDLAEILRFSSM